A section of the Methanobrevibacter oralis genome encodes:
- the sucD gene encoding succinate--CoA ligase subunit alpha, with protein MILLNEDTRCIVQGITGKQGSFHTEQMLNYNTKIEAGITPGKGGQDFCGVPIFNSIEEAKEEVDINASIIFVPANFAKDAAFEAIRNLNLVIIISEHIPVHDSMEIVAYAETIGTTVIGPNTPGIISPGIGKLGIMPTHIFDEGNVGVISRSGTLTYEIASQLTRAGIGQSTCVGIGGDPVIGTDYIDILERFEEDKNTDAVVLIGEIGGNAEENAAEYINKNMSKPVVSYIAGRTAPPGKRMGHAGAIIQGNTGTVASKTEALNSAGVEVATMPSQIVELIKKVI; from the coding sequence ATGATTTTATTAAACGAAGATACAAGGTGTATTGTTCAGGGGATTACTGGAAAACAGGGTTCATTTCACACTGAACAAATGTTAAATTATAATACTAAAATTGAAGCTGGTATAACCCCTGGTAAGGGTGGACAAGACTTTTGTGGAGTTCCAATATTTAATTCAATAGAAGAAGCAAAAGAGGAAGTAGATATTAATGCTTCTATAATATTTGTTCCTGCAAATTTTGCCAAAGATGCAGCTTTTGAAGCTATAAGAAATTTAAATTTAGTTATTATCATATCTGAACATATTCCGGTTCATGATAGTATGGAAATCGTGGCTTATGCTGAAACAATTGGAACAACAGTTATTGGGCCAAATACGCCAGGAATTATTTCTCCGGGTATAGGTAAATTAGGAATAATGCCCACTCATATTTTTGATGAGGGTAATGTTGGTGTAATTTCTAGAAGTGGAACTTTAACTTATGAAATTGCAAGTCAGCTTACACGTGCTGGAATTGGTCAAAGTACATGTGTAGGTATTGGTGGAGATCCAGTAATAGGTACTGATTACATTGATATTCTAGAGAGATTTGAAGAAGATAAAAACACTGATGCTGTTGTGCTAATTGGAGAAATCGGTGGAAATGCTGAAGAAAATGCTGCTGAATATATTAATAAAAACATGTCTAAACCTGTTGTGTCATATATTGCAGGTAGAACTGCGCCTCCAGGTAAAAGAATGGGTCATGCAGGAGCTATTATTCAAGGAAATACAGGTACTGTTGCAAGTAAAACAGAAGCATTAAATAGTGCAGGTGTTGAAGTAGCGACTATGCCGTCACAAATTGTGGAATTAATTAAAAAGGTTATATAA
- the aroD gene encoding type I 3-dehydroquinate dehydratase has protein sequence MYSQTKIAIPIFQEKIEDVITVANDCINKGADILEFRIDALKEPNFKDIKYAIEEINFPIIATNRIESEWGSFKGSEEERIDILYKCADLVEYVDIELQSNDEYIEKIHKSGVKTIVSYHDFEKTPEIDEITYIVEKELELGDIAKVAFMPHDLEDTLKILAILSHCKNTIAISMSDLGSYTRVMASKFDSPITFAAGRDATAPGQIDIETMKALLNMDLNILD, from the coding sequence ATGTATTCACAAACAAAAATCGCAATCCCGATTTTTCAAGAGAAAATAGAAGATGTAATTACAGTAGCTAATGATTGCATTAACAAAGGTGCAGATATTTTGGAATTTAGAATTGATGCACTAAAAGAACCTAATTTTAAAGATATCAAATATGCAATTGAGGAGATTAATTTTCCAATTATAGCTACTAATAGAATTGAAAGTGAATGGGGCTCTTTTAAAGGATCTGAAGAAGAAAGAATTGATATTTTATATAAATGTGCAGATTTAGTAGAATATGTTGATATTGAACTTCAAAGTAATGATGAATATATTGAAAAAATACATAAAAGTGGAGTCAAAACAATTGTTTCTTATCATGATTTTGAAAAAACCCCAGAAATAGATGAAATTACCTACATTGTAGAAAAAGAGCTTGAACTTGGAGATATTGCTAAAGTAGCTTTTATGCCTCATGATCTAGAAGATACTTTAAAAATCCTAGCTATATTATCTCATTGTAAAAACACAATTGCTATTTCAATGAGTGATTTAGGCAGTTATACTCGTGTTATGGCATCTAAATTTGACTCACCCATCACTTTTGCAGCTGGAAGAGATGCAACAGCACCCGGTCAAATTGATATTGAAACTATGAAAGCTCTACTTAATATGGATTTAAATATTTTAGATTAA
- a CDS encoding P-II family nitrogen regulator: MKCIVAIIRQEKYIDVKDALSKIGCKGMNVTEVKGRGSQKGIQESYRGSSYCIDLIPKTRIELVVKDENVDVIIDTIKKSAHTGNIGDGKIFIYPIDSVIRIRTGEEGHNAI; this comes from the coding sequence ATGAAATGTATTGTTGCTATTATAAGACAAGAAAAATATATTGATGTTAAAGATGCATTATCTAAGATAGGATGTAAAGGTATGAATGTAACTGAAGTAAAGGGACGTGGAAGTCAGAAGGGTATTCAAGAATCATATAGGGGTTCAAGTTACTGTATTGATCTTATTCCAAAAACCCGTATTGAACTTGTTGTAAAAGATGAGAATGTTGATGTGATTATTGATACCATTAAAAAAAGTGCTCATACTGGAAATATTGGAGATGGTAAGATATTTATTTATCCAATTGATAGTGTAATAAGAATAAGAACTGGTGAAGAAGGGCACAATGCTATTTAA
- a CDS encoding ammonium transporter, which yields MTVPFQFVVQAISVIVIIIYSFTISFILAKLIDKLLNGIRVEEDEEISGLDTNLHEESAYN from the coding sequence TTGACAGTCCCATTTCAATTTGTAGTACAAGCTATAAGTGTAATAGTGATTATAATATATTCATTTACAATAAGTTTCATACTAGCAAAACTTATTGATAAATTATTAAATGGGATTAGAGTTGAAGAAGATGAAGAAATTAGTGGTCTTGATACTAATCTTCACGAAGAATCTGCATATAATTAA
- a CDS encoding S24/S26 family peptidase, with translation MAKKTILVLIIIILLIIFAGNLILNKQCIEIYIDGENVTASSNVPILSNINITELNRDLCNYTFLVMDNSSSNITTLKNGLKNISNSYGLDNPEIKIDSSIGENQIPIIFYVDGTSMIPTLQDGQSVLLNKTKNIHVGDIVVSDSKEYGIIIKRVGQINGNKVYLESDNKKIEYEYSDGYVYKTECVKTWVDMSNIYGVVIRY, from the coding sequence ATGGCTAAAAAAACAATTTTAGTTCTGATTATAATAATTTTATTAATAATATTTGCAGGTAATTTAATTTTAAATAAACAATGTATTGAAATATATATTGATGGTGAAAATGTAACTGCATCCTCTAATGTGCCCATACTTTCAAATATTAATATTACTGAACTTAATCGTGATTTGTGCAATTATACTTTTTTGGTTATGGATAATAGTTCTTCAAACATCACTACTTTAAAAAATGGTCTTAAAAATATTTCTAATAGCTATGGTTTAGATAACCCGGAAATTAAAATCGATTCTAGTATTGGTGAAAACCAAATTCCAATAATCTTTTATGTTGATGGAACTTCAATGATTCCTACTCTACAAGATGGGCAAAGTGTTCTTTTAAATAAAACTAAAAATATTCATGTCGGTGATATTGTAGTTAGTGATTCAAAAGAGTATGGAATTATAATTAAAAGAGTAGGACAGATAAATGGAAATAAAGTTTATCTTGAAAGTGATAATAAAAAAATAGAATATGAATATTCAGATGGATACGTTTATAAAACAGAATGTGTGAAAACTTGGGTTGATATGTCTAATATCTATGGAGTAGTTATTAGATATTAA